One genomic region from Marmota flaviventris isolate mMarFla1 chromosome 6, mMarFla1.hap1, whole genome shotgun sequence encodes:
- the LOC114095045 gene encoding glutathione S-transferase A4, translating into MAARPKLHYPNGRGRMESVRWVLAAAGVEFDEEFLETKEQLHKLQDGNHLLFQQVPMVEIDGMKLVQTRCILHYIAEKHHLFGKDLKERTLIDMYVEGTLDLLELLIMHPFLKPEDQQKEVVNMAQKAIIRYFPVFEKVLRSHGQNFLVGNQLSLADVILLQTILALEEKIPNILSAFPFLQEYTVKLSNFPTIKRFLEPGSKKKPPPDEIYVRTVYNIFMP; encoded by the exons ATGGCAGCGAGGCCCAAGCTCCACTACCCCAACGGAAGAGGCCGCATGGAATCCGTAAGATGGGTTTTAGCAGCTGCTGGAGTCGAG tttgatGAAGAATTTCTGGAAACGAAAGAACAGTTGCACAAGTTGCAGGATG GTAACCACTTGCTGTTCCAACAAGTGCCCATGGTTGAAATTGATGGAATGAAGTTGGTCCAGACCCGATGCATTCTCCACTACATAGCAGAAAAGCACCATCTGTTTGGCAAGGACCTCAAGGAAAGaaccct GATTGACATGTATGTGGAGGGGACACTGGATCTGCTGGAACTGCTTATCATGCATCCTTTCTTAAAACCGGAAGATCAACAAAAGGAAGTGGTTAACATGGCCCAGAAGGCTATAATTAGATACTTTCCTGTGTTTGAAAAG GTTTTAAGGAGTCATGGACAAAACTTTCTTGTTGGTAATCAGCTGAGCCTTGCTGATGTGATTCTACTCCAAACCATTTTGGCTCTTGAAGAGAAAATTCCTAATATCCTGTCTGCATTTCCTTTCCTCCAG GAATACACAGTGAAATTAAGTAATTTCCCTACAATTAAGAGATTCCTTGAGCCTGGAAGCAAGAAGAAGCCCCCTCCTGATGAAATCTATGTGAGAACCGTCTACAACATCTTTATGCCATAA